The following proteins are co-located in the Candidatus Accumulibacter cognatus genome:
- the mutL gene encoding DNA mismatch repair endonuclease MutL, which yields MPETTHIHLLPDLLISQIAAGEVIDRPASVLKELLENALDAGSSTIQIQLEEGGVKLIRVIDDGDGIARDELALALVRHATSKISSLDDLERVGTLGFRGEALASVAAVARVTIASRQQAGQHAWRLSAEAGATPEPAALPFGTVLEMRDLYYNTPARRKFLKSDSTEFAHCAEAVRRIALAHPEVGFTLTHNGRVSLHMPRSDVRTRAGAILGEEFLAESRCLDAAAGPLRVFGYCALPAYSRARGDAQYVYVNGRFVRDKLLNHALREAYQDLLHGSRYPAFCLFLEVDPATVDVNVHPQKTEVRFRDARAVHQFVFHAVQRLLSSPLSTPPAPGAQTPAAHEASSHGPDQPARATQAGLPTFVNRAAYQGSLGIREPASSHTYLAFAQAAQTPASLPPATATIETEAAPLGYALAQLHGVYILAENHQGLVVVDMHAAHERILYEKLKHALDEQGLTTQALLIPAVFNAEAIDVATAEEHAAALRQLGFDLAPVGPRQLAVRALPVLLQAADPAALARSLLSELREHGVTQLLTATRNEFLASMACQGAVRARRLLSLAEMNALLRQMEETECSGLCNHGRPTWTQLSMTDLDRHFLRGR from the coding sequence ATGCCTGAAACCACCCATATCCATCTCCTGCCCGATCTCTTGATCAGCCAGATCGCTGCCGGCGAAGTCATCGATCGGCCGGCCTCGGTACTCAAGGAACTGCTGGAAAATGCCCTCGATGCCGGCAGTTCGACGATCCAGATCCAGCTCGAAGAAGGCGGCGTCAAGCTGATCCGCGTCATTGACGACGGTGACGGCATTGCACGTGACGAACTGGCGCTGGCACTGGTCCGCCACGCGACTTCGAAGATCAGTTCGCTCGATGACCTCGAACGGGTCGGCACGCTCGGTTTCCGTGGCGAAGCGCTGGCCTCGGTGGCTGCCGTCGCGCGGGTTACCATCGCCAGCCGGCAGCAGGCCGGGCAGCATGCCTGGCGGCTCAGTGCGGAAGCAGGGGCAACACCTGAACCGGCCGCCCTGCCCTTCGGAACCGTGCTCGAAATGCGCGACCTCTATTACAACACGCCTGCACGCCGGAAATTCCTCAAGTCCGACAGCACTGAGTTCGCCCATTGCGCCGAGGCCGTCAGGCGCATTGCGCTGGCCCATCCAGAAGTGGGGTTCACGCTCACGCACAATGGTCGCGTCAGTCTGCACATGCCCAGGAGCGATGTGCGAACGCGTGCCGGCGCGATCCTTGGCGAGGAGTTTCTGGCCGAGTCGCGCTGCCTTGACGCCGCCGCCGGACCGCTACGCGTCTTTGGCTACTGCGCGCTGCCGGCCTACTCGCGCGCGCGCGGCGACGCCCAGTACGTCTACGTCAACGGCCGCTTCGTTCGCGACAAACTATTGAACCATGCACTTCGCGAGGCCTACCAGGACCTGCTGCACGGCAGCCGCTACCCGGCTTTCTGCCTGTTCCTGGAGGTCGACCCGGCGACTGTCGATGTCAATGTCCATCCACAGAAGACCGAGGTCCGCTTCCGTGACGCCCGCGCGGTGCACCAGTTTGTCTTTCATGCCGTACAGCGGCTGTTGTCGAGTCCACTGTCAACGCCACCAGCGCCAGGCGCCCAGACACCGGCAGCACACGAGGCATCATCGCACGGGCCCGATCAACCGGCGCGCGCAACCCAGGCCGGGCTCCCGACTTTCGTCAACCGGGCGGCGTACCAGGGTTCGCTGGGTATCCGCGAACCCGCCAGCAGCCATACTTACCTGGCGTTCGCCCAGGCCGCGCAAACCCCGGCTTCTCTGCCGCCAGCCACCGCCACGATAGAGACCGAAGCCGCGCCGCTCGGTTATGCCCTCGCGCAACTGCACGGCGTCTACATCCTGGCGGAAAACCACCAGGGTCTGGTGGTCGTAGACATGCATGCGGCTCACGAACGCATCCTGTACGAAAAGCTCAAACACGCGCTCGATGAGCAAGGACTGACGACGCAGGCGCTGCTGATTCCCGCGGTGTTCAATGCCGAGGCGATCGACGTCGCTACCGCCGAGGAACACGCCGCAGCACTGAGGCAACTCGGTTTCGATCTCGCGCCAGTGGGTCCCCGGCAGCTTGCGGTGCGTGCCCTTCCGGTTCTGCTGCAGGCTGCCGACCCGGCCGCACTGGCACGCTCGCTCTTGAGCGAACTGCGCGAACATGGCGTCACGCAACTGCTGACCGCAACGCGCAACGAGTTTCTGGCCAGCATGGCCTGTCAGGGCGCAGTGCGCGCCCGGCGGCTGCTGTCGCTGGCGGAAATGAACGCCCTGCTGCGTCAGATGGAGGAAACCGAATGTTCCGGACTCTGCAACCACGGCCGGCCGACCTGGACGCAGTTGAGCATGACCGATCTCGACCGCCACTTTCTACGCGGCCGATGA
- a CDS encoding DedA family protein, with protein MEYLTSFIDIILHLDKHLAMLVQQYGPWIYAILFVIIFSETGFVVTPFLPGDSLLFVAGALAALGGMQIGVLLAVLIVAAVLGNMLNYQIGRYLGPKVFQWEQSRFFNRTALDKTRAFYEKHGGKTLVISRFLPLFRTFAPFVAGIGAMNYGKFAFFNLIGGVSWAGSLTLAGYWFGNLPWIQQNLTLVIVVIILISLLPVLVGWLQHRKASA; from the coding sequence ATGGAATACTTGACCAGCTTTATCGACATCATCCTGCACCTCGACAAGCACCTGGCGATGCTGGTGCAGCAATATGGGCCGTGGATCTATGCGATTCTTTTCGTGATCATCTTCAGCGAGACAGGCTTCGTGGTGACCCCTTTCCTGCCCGGTGATTCGCTGCTCTTCGTCGCCGGTGCGCTGGCAGCGCTGGGGGGCATGCAGATCGGCGTCCTGCTCGCGGTGCTTATTGTCGCAGCGGTGCTCGGCAACATGCTCAACTACCAGATCGGTCGCTATCTCGGGCCGAAGGTCTTCCAGTGGGAACAATCGCGTTTTTTCAACCGAACGGCACTCGACAAGACACGCGCCTTTTACGAGAAGCACGGTGGCAAGACCCTGGTCATTTCGCGTTTCCTGCCGCTGTTCCGCACCTTCGCGCCGTTCGTGGCAGGCATCGGCGCGATGAACTACGGAAAATTCGCCTTTTTCAACCTGATCGGTGGAGTCAGCTGGGCCGGCTCGCTGACTCTGGCGGGCTATTGGTTTGGCAATCTTCCATGGATTCAGCAGAATCTGACCCTGGTGATCGTCGTGATCATCTTGATTTCGCTGCTGCCGGTGTTGGTCGGCTGGCTGCAACATCGCAAGGCTAGCGCATGA
- a CDS encoding phosphoribosylglycinamide formyltransferase: MIKMVVLISGRGSNLTSLLNAATSGAIPARIVGVISNRPDAMGLQTAETHGVPTCVIDHRGFAEREQFDVAVAAAIDGFTPDLVVLAGFMRILGQAFVRRYENRLINIHPSLLPAFPGLHTHRRALAEGVRIHGCTVHFVTPDLDHGPVIVQAAVPVLDDDDEATLAARVLVQEHQVYPLAVRWFAEGRLHLRNGRVWLDMPQADGMALIAPQSVAG; encoded by the coding sequence ATGATTAAGATGGTGGTCCTGATCTCCGGGCGGGGCAGCAACCTGACTTCGCTGCTGAATGCTGCGACCTCCGGAGCGATCCCGGCGCGTATCGTCGGCGTCATCTCCAATCGGCCCGATGCCATGGGCCTGCAGACGGCCGAAACACACGGCGTGCCGACGTGCGTCATTGACCATCGAGGGTTTGCCGAGCGCGAACAATTCGATGTCGCCGTCGCCGCCGCGATTGACGGTTTTACACCGGATCTCGTGGTTCTGGCGGGATTCATGCGGATTCTCGGGCAGGCTTTCGTGCGTCGCTACGAGAATCGCCTGATCAACATTCACCCTTCGCTGTTGCCGGCCTTTCCCGGCCTGCACACGCACCGCCGCGCGCTGGCCGAGGGTGTTCGGATTCACGGTTGCACCGTACACTTCGTGACTCCCGACCTGGATCATGGACCGGTCATCGTGCAGGCGGCCGTGCCGGTACTCGATGACGACGACGAGGCGACGCTGGCCGCACGCGTTTTGGTGCAGGAGCATCAGGTCTACCCGTTGGCGGTACGCTGGTTTGCCGAAGGTCGCCTGCATCTGCGCAACGGACGCGTATGGCTGGATATGCCGCAGGCTGATGGCATGGCGCTGATTGCTCCGCAGTCCGTTGCCGGATAG
- a CDS encoding DUF3108 domain-containing protein gives MPVVLIIAFIASIGVHSLVLFAPDVDLSTGSESPMLVVELKMPPTPTPQPPAARPVKPEAANRRSARRPPAVPAQSSVMTVRDSPVQLPAPEPVQEPGSEPEQEGTEMPEAAPDLPPSSLPSVAAVPVASPLPAHGRIRYRVDRGDQGFEIGFSIHDWEVVDGSYRITAVTETSGLVGFFRPLRFEIESRGRWTPAGLLPERVVTHQRGRATGQQAEFDWEALQLRIDGRPAQALRPGTQDLLSFPYQLGLLPDLGTGRSLPILTGKKYADFRVEVVGDEDLEIPAGTFHCLRLRVPGVATTELWLSYQHAMLPVKIQHLDRKGDLYVQVATIIEISQEPQ, from the coding sequence ATGCCTGTTGTTCTGATCATCGCCTTCATTGCCTCGATCGGTGTCCACTCACTGGTGCTCTTTGCTCCGGATGTCGACTTGTCAACCGGCAGCGAATCGCCGATGTTGGTCGTTGAACTCAAGATGCCGCCAACGCCAACGCCACAGCCGCCAGCGGCAAGGCCTGTGAAGCCCGAGGCCGCGAATCGGCGTTCTGCGCGGCGCCCACCGGCTGTGCCAGCCCAGTCGTCGGTAATGACCGTTCGTGATTCGCCGGTGCAGCTTCCCGCACCGGAGCCAGTGCAGGAACCTGGCTCGGAACCCGAGCAGGAGGGGACAGAAATGCCCGAGGCCGCACCGGATCTGCCGCCTTCCTCCTTGCCGTCGGTCGCGGCGGTACCTGTGGCGTCGCCGTTACCGGCACATGGCAGGATTCGTTATCGCGTCGATCGCGGCGATCAGGGTTTTGAGATCGGTTTCTCGATCCACGATTGGGAGGTCGTCGACGGCAGCTACCGGATCACAGCGGTGACCGAAACCAGCGGGCTGGTCGGTTTTTTCAGACCATTGCGTTTCGAGATCGAAAGTCGCGGACGGTGGACCCCTGCCGGATTGCTCCCCGAGCGGGTCGTGACTCACCAGAGGGGGCGCGCAACCGGCCAGCAAGCCGAATTCGACTGGGAGGCCCTGCAGTTGCGTATCGACGGCCGGCCAGCGCAAGCCTTGCGCCCCGGTACTCAGGACTTGTTGAGTTTTCCCTACCAGTTGGGTTTGCTGCCTGACCTCGGCACGGGCCGCAGCTTGCCAATCTTGACCGGCAAGAAGTACGCGGATTTTCGCGTCGAAGTCGTCGGTGACGAGGACCTCGAGATTCCGGCAGGGACTTTTCACTGCCTGCGCTTGCGCGTACCGGGTGTGGCCACGACCGAGCTTTGGCTATCTTATCAGCATGCGATGTTGCCGGTAAAAATTCAGCATCTGGACCGTAAGGGGGATCTCTACGTGCAGGTTGCGACCATCATTGAAATCAGCCAGGAACCGCAATGA
- a CDS encoding RsmB/NOP family class I SAM-dependent RNA methyltransferase: protein MTMSKERFSHALFRHAEALLSELLRSVFPADQVVSRYFRQHRELGHADRGFIAETVFLVLRRKRSLSARCADELTSRRLLLAVLACLQGMNRRQLEGVLSESESKWLAQAKAVRIDELPPAVRLDLPDWLYAEFMAQYAADEVERLANGLNQPAPLDLRVNPLKTGRSEVLARLLADGLAAEACRYSPLGIRLLGKPALSKHPLFIDGSMEVQDEGSQLLGFLVQPRRGEMIADFCAGAGGKTLLLGALMRSQGRLYAFDVAERRLARLKPRLARSGLSNVYPLQIESERDVKIRRLAGKLDRVLVDAPCSGLGTLRRNPDLKWRQMPASVAELCAKQAAILAAAGSLVKVGGRLVYATCSLLEAENDAVVQAFLAQHPDFVPCSAQDILARQGIAIDVGERLRLLPHQHGTDAFYAAVMDRR, encoded by the coding sequence ATGACCATGAGTAAAGAACGGTTTTCTCATGCCCTTTTTCGTCATGCCGAAGCGTTGCTGTCGGAATTGTTGCGCTCGGTATTTCCGGCTGATCAGGTTGTTTCCCGTTATTTTCGCCAACACCGTGAACTCGGCCATGCCGATCGCGGTTTCATTGCTGAAACGGTGTTCCTGGTGCTGCGCCGAAAGCGCTCGCTGTCGGCGCGTTGTGCCGACGAGCTGACCTCAAGGCGACTGCTCCTGGCCGTGCTGGCGTGCCTGCAGGGAATGAACCGGCGCCAGCTGGAGGGTGTTCTGAGCGAATCCGAGAGCAAATGGCTAGCACAGGCCAAGGCGGTGAGGATTGATGAACTGCCGCCGGCGGTTCGCCTCGATCTGCCCGACTGGCTGTACGCCGAGTTCATGGCGCAGTACGCAGCCGATGAAGTCGAGCGCCTGGCAAACGGCCTCAACCAGCCGGCACCGCTGGATCTGCGCGTCAATCCCCTGAAGACGGGTCGGTCGGAGGTGTTGGCGCGTTTGCTGGCCGACGGACTGGCGGCCGAGGCCTGTCGCTATTCGCCGCTGGGAATCCGTCTGCTCGGCAAGCCAGCTCTGTCGAAGCATCCGTTATTCATCGATGGCAGCATGGAAGTGCAGGACGAGGGCAGCCAGTTGCTGGGTTTTCTGGTGCAGCCCCGGCGCGGTGAAATGATCGCCGACTTCTGTGCGGGTGCAGGTGGCAAGACCTTATTGCTCGGGGCGTTGATGCGTTCGCAGGGCCGTCTCTACGCCTTCGATGTCGCCGAGCGGCGGCTGGCCAGGCTAAAACCACGCCTGGCACGTTCTGGCCTGTCAAATGTGTATCCGCTGCAGATCGAATCCGAACGTGACGTCAAGATCCGGCGCCTTGCCGGCAAACTCGATCGAGTGCTGGTCGATGCGCCCTGTTCCGGCCTGGGTACCCTGCGTCGCAATCCGGACTTGAAGTGGCGGCAGATGCCGGCAAGTGTTGCCGAGCTGTGTGCCAAACAGGCGGCGATTCTCGCCGCCGCCGGAAGCCTGGTCAAAGTGGGCGGACGCCTTGTCTATGCGACCTGCAGTCTGCTCGAAGCCGAGAACGATGCCGTGGTCCAGGCTTTCCTGGCGCAGCACCCGGACTTTGTTCCATGTTCGGCCCAGGACATCCTGGCCAGACAGGGGATCGCGATCGACGTCGGCGAGCGCCTGCGATTGCTTCCCCATCAGCACGGGACTGACGCCTTTTATGCGGCGGTAATGGACCGGCGATGA
- a CDS encoding mechanosensitive ion channel: MNEKAMFALLFELWRDFREPAFLWQVLALAASLLLAWGGARFGRRHEFARASTAHGALRAFGTGSLKRVAFPLLALLSVLIVRQSFRHWQLGPVSLLDLAVPLLLSMALVRAVIYVLRHAFSPSGWLASSERFIATAIWLCLALYLTGLAEPLIEILEQVNFHVGKQKLDLWTLLTGLVTVVVTVLVALWLSGEIETRLLASETLDSNLRVVLGRLVKAVLSVVALLLSLSIVGIDITALSVFSGALAVGLGLGLQKIASNYVSGFIILLDRSIRIGNLVALDATTSGVVTQITSRYTVLRTLAGTEVIIPNEYLVSNIVRNESFTDSRLRVMVPVQVAYGTDLEQAMRLMTEAAQAQPRVLAEPAPQALLTLFAESGINLELCFWIADPQEGTGGVRSAINLMIWNSFREHGIEIPFPQREVRLLGGVLPATVDNDSRNEKNPAPKSARD; encoded by the coding sequence ATGAACGAAAAGGCGATGTTTGCCCTGCTGTTCGAACTCTGGCGGGATTTTCGGGAGCCGGCTTTTCTCTGGCAGGTGCTGGCGTTGGCTGCGAGTCTGCTGCTCGCCTGGGGGGGCGCGCGCTTCGGTCGACGGCACGAGTTCGCGCGCGCGAGCACGGCGCACGGAGCCTTGCGCGCCTTCGGTACCGGCAGCCTGAAGCGCGTCGCTTTTCCCCTGCTGGCGCTGCTGTCGGTGTTGATTGTCCGCCAGAGTTTCCGGCACTGGCAGCTCGGGCCGGTCAGCCTGCTCGATCTGGCCGTGCCATTGCTGCTCTCGATGGCGCTGGTGCGTGCGGTGATCTATGTTCTGCGCCACGCCTTCTCGCCGAGTGGCTGGCTGGCCAGTTCCGAGCGCTTCATCGCCACCGCGATCTGGTTATGCCTGGCGCTCTATCTGACCGGGCTAGCGGAACCCCTGATCGAGATCCTCGAACAGGTGAATTTTCACGTCGGCAAGCAGAAACTGGACCTGTGGACCCTGTTGACCGGCCTGGTGACCGTCGTCGTCACGGTTCTGGTCGCACTCTGGCTCTCGGGCGAGATCGAGACTCGCCTGCTTGCCAGTGAGACGCTGGACTCGAATCTGCGCGTGGTGCTGGGCCGCCTGGTCAAGGCGGTGCTGTCGGTGGTGGCCTTGTTGCTGAGCCTATCGATCGTCGGTATCGACATCACTGCGCTATCGGTGTTCAGCGGTGCCCTCGCGGTCGGTCTCGGACTCGGACTGCAGAAAATCGCCAGCAATTACGTCAGTGGCTTCATCATCCTGCTCGACAGATCGATTCGCATCGGCAACCTGGTTGCTCTCGATGCGACGACTTCCGGGGTCGTCACACAGATCACCTCCCGCTATACGGTCCTGCGCACACTGGCCGGTACCGAGGTGATCATTCCCAACGAGTATCTGGTGTCGAACATCGTGCGCAATGAGTCCTTCACCGATTCACGATTGCGGGTGATGGTACCGGTGCAGGTGGCTTATGGCACCGATCTCGAGCAGGCGATGCGCCTGATGACCGAGGCAGCGCAGGCACAGCCGCGCGTCTTGGCCGAACCTGCGCCGCAAGCACTGCTGACACTGTTTGCCGAAAGTGGTATCAATCTCGAGCTTTGTTTCTGGATTGCCGACCCGCAGGAGGGGACCGGTGGCGTCCGTTCGGCGATCAACCTGATGATCTGGAACTCATTCCGCGAACACGGCATCGAGATTCCCTTTCCCCAGCGCGAGGTGCGCCTGCTGGGCGGGGTATTGCCGGCGACCGTGGATAATGATTCCCGCAATGAAAAAAATCCCGCGCCGAAGTCGGCACGGGATTGA
- a CDS encoding two-component sensor histidine kinase, with protein MTGNSNKLLAVLATYKPAPWRGRYSLSRLFFNFYLLVMGSFVAIAIFADFVISTAVKGITDDYTSRFMRGTVLLIEDELFRRPRSEWPKAIEALDRKFAYKLSIVDRWTLNLPPIQAARLDSGELAIDVQGDIIYHRLKQTPQILVVGPISPERNPEYPRGIPLDLRISLLTWSLIGVCLAIVVWLWVHPVWRDLEAMRQTARALGEGLFEARAPSMRSSAFRPLAETLNGMAERIQRLIATQKELSSAISHELRTPIARLRFALEILADTPEPCERERLWRTMEADLDELDGLIDSSLTYARFEREQPELDLTAVEIAPWLEEQVEASRMLARRLELRVDHSTLPPLLRVELDLKSMPYAITNLLRNAIKYAKTRIIVSAEVLGDQIQVHVDDDGIGIPVDERERVFSAFTRLDRSRDRATGGYGLGLAIARLVLEQHGGNASAAASPLGGARFTLSWPLSQNVTES; from the coding sequence ATGACTGGCAATAGCAACAAGCTGCTCGCCGTCCTCGCGACTTACAAGCCGGCGCCCTGGCGAGGGCGCTACAGCCTGTCCCGACTGTTTTTCAATTTCTACCTGCTGGTCATGGGCTCCTTCGTGGCTATTGCAATCTTTGCCGACTTCGTCATTTCGACTGCGGTCAAGGGCATCACCGACGACTACACCAGCCGGTTCATGCGTGGCACGGTGCTTCTGATCGAAGACGAACTGTTCCGCAGACCACGTTCGGAATGGCCAAAGGCGATCGAGGCGCTCGATCGGAAATTCGCCTACAAACTCAGTATCGTAGACCGCTGGACGCTCAATCTACCTCCGATACAGGCGGCGAGGCTTGATAGTGGCGAACTGGCGATTGATGTACAGGGAGACATCATCTACCACCGCCTCAAACAGACTCCGCAAATTCTAGTTGTCGGCCCGATCTCGCCCGAGCGCAACCCGGAATACCCGCGTGGAATTCCGCTCGACCTACGCATCAGTCTGCTGACCTGGAGTCTGATCGGGGTCTGTCTGGCGATTGTCGTATGGCTATGGGTGCATCCGGTCTGGCGGGACCTGGAAGCGATGCGCCAGACCGCACGCGCCCTCGGCGAGGGACTCTTCGAAGCACGTGCTCCAAGCATGCGCAGCAGTGCTTTCAGACCACTGGCAGAGACCCTGAACGGCATGGCCGAGCGTATCCAGCGACTGATCGCAACACAGAAGGAGTTGTCGAGTGCCATCTCGCACGAGTTGCGTACCCCGATCGCACGCCTACGCTTCGCGCTCGAGATACTGGCGGACACCCCTGAACCCTGCGAGCGCGAGCGTTTGTGGCGAACGATGGAAGCTGACCTCGATGAACTCGACGGCCTGATCGATTCCAGTTTGACCTATGCCCGCTTCGAGCGCGAGCAGCCTGAACTCGACCTGACCGCAGTCGAGATCGCTCCCTGGCTTGAAGAACAGGTGGAAGCCAGCCGCATGCTGGCGCGCAGGCTTGAACTGCGGGTCGACCACAGCACCTTGCCGCCGCTGCTGCGCGTCGAACTCGATCTCAAGAGCATGCCGTATGCGATCACCAACCTGCTGCGCAATGCCATCAAGTACGCTAAAACACGGATCATCGTCAGTGCAGAAGTCCTTGGTGACCAGATCCAGGTGCACGTCGACGATGACGGCATCGGCATACCGGTTGATGAGCGTGAACGCGTTTTCTCAGCCTTTACCCGCCTCGACCGTTCGCGCGACCGTGCGACCGGAGGTTACGGTCTCGGACTGGCGATCGCACGGCTGGTGCTCGAACAGCATGGCGGCAATGCCAGCGCCGCTGCATCGCCGCTTGGCGGGGCACGTTTCACGCTCAGCTGGCCACTGTCACAGAACGTCACGGAAAGCTGA
- a CDS encoding winged helix-turn-helix domain-containing protein yields the protein MKTRILLVEDDERLADLTAEYLRKNDFEVLIEPRGNTAQTRILDERPDLVILDVMLPGKDGFEVCRAVRPHYGGVILMLTARDEDFDQILGLELGADDYIAKPVQPRLLLARIKALLRRSPVNPSNTGNNTAESSEPSELAFGRFRISQATRSTHLGDDAIDLTTAEFDLLWLLARHAGNILSRDDLLQELRGIGFDGLDRSIDARISRLRRKLGDDPENPTRIKTVRGKGYLFSKHDWQ from the coding sequence ATGAAAACACGTATCCTGCTGGTCGAGGACGATGAGCGCCTCGCCGATCTGACTGCCGAGTACCTGCGAAAGAACGATTTCGAGGTCCTGATTGAACCACGTGGCAATACCGCCCAGACACGCATTCTCGACGAGCGACCCGACCTGGTCATTCTCGACGTAATGCTACCCGGCAAGGATGGATTCGAAGTCTGTCGCGCCGTCCGCCCGCACTACGGCGGGGTAATCCTGATGCTGACGGCACGCGACGAAGACTTCGACCAGATCCTTGGTCTTGAACTGGGCGCCGACGACTACATTGCCAAACCGGTTCAGCCGCGCCTGCTGCTAGCGCGCATCAAGGCCCTGCTGCGCCGTTCGCCGGTCAATCCGAGCAACACGGGCAACAACACTGCGGAATCCAGCGAACCCTCCGAACTGGCTTTTGGCCGCTTTCGAATCAGCCAGGCGACACGCAGCACCCATCTCGGCGATGATGCCATCGACCTGACCACGGCCGAATTCGATCTGTTGTGGCTGCTTGCCCGTCACGCCGGCAACATCCTGTCACGCGACGATCTGCTCCAGGAGTTGCGCGGCATCGGTTTTGACGGACTCGACCGCTCGATCGACGCCCGCATTTCAAGGCTGCGCCGCAAACTCGGAGACGATCCGGAAAACCCGACGCGAATCAAGACCGTGCGCGGCAAGGGCTATCTGTTCAGTAAGCATGACTGGCAATAG
- a CDS encoding fatty acid desaturase, with product MYAGLVDWPWWAYVLMALGLTHVTITSVTIFLHRHQAHRALDLHPLAAHFFRLWLWLSTGMVTSEWASIHRKHHAKCETAEDPHSPQVFGIHRVLWAGVFLYVREARNQDTIARYGRGTPDDWIENHLYTPWHKLGVLLMLLIDITVFGMLAGTLIWLVQMAWIPFWAAGVINGLGHFWGYRNFSSPDASTNISPWGILIGGEELHNNHHTFPTSARLSIHWYEVDIGWLYIRILAALGLAHVKKVAPRPRLGDLRPVVDFDTLQAVIVNRYDVLSQYARSLKQVYREELATLQDGSRFKGMKRWLAADADAVPQEHRSRLELLLGESRALQTAYAMRQELAAVWERSNASREHLLRALQDWCERAENSGVRQLQELSLRLRSYVLA from the coding sequence ATGTACGCTGGCTTAGTCGATTGGCCCTGGTGGGCTTATGTGTTGATGGCACTGGGTCTGACGCATGTCACAATCACCTCGGTGACCATCTTTCTGCACCGCCATCAGGCACATCGTGCTCTGGATCTGCATCCGCTGGCCGCACATTTCTTTCGCTTGTGGCTGTGGTTGAGCACCGGCATGGTGACCAGCGAGTGGGCATCGATCCACCGCAAGCATCACGCCAAGTGTGAGACTGCCGAAGATCCACATAGTCCGCAGGTGTTCGGCATCCATAGGGTTCTCTGGGCGGGCGTTTTCCTCTACGTCAGGGAGGCCCGCAACCAGGACACCATCGCGCGTTACGGCCGCGGCACACCGGATGACTGGATCGAGAACCATCTCTACACGCCGTGGCACAAGCTTGGCGTACTGCTCATGCTGCTCATCGACATCACGGTTTTCGGCATGCTGGCAGGCACGCTGATCTGGCTTGTGCAGATGGCCTGGATTCCGTTCTGGGCGGCTGGTGTGATCAACGGTCTTGGGCATTTCTGGGGCTACCGCAATTTCAGTTCTCCGGACGCTAGTACCAATATTTCTCCCTGGGGGATACTGATTGGCGGAGAAGAGCTGCACAACAACCATCACACTTTTCCGACTTCCGCCAGATTGTCGATTCACTGGTATGAGGTCGACATCGGCTGGCTCTATATCCGCATCCTCGCTGCGCTTGGCCTGGCGCATGTGAAGAAGGTGGCACCCAGGCCGCGTCTTGGGGATCTGCGGCCGGTCGTCGATTTCGATACCCTGCAGGCAGTGATCGTCAACCGTTACGATGTGCTCTCTCAGTACGCCCGTTCGCTGAAACAGGTATACCGCGAGGAACTTGCCACGCTACAGGACGGTAGTCGCTTCAAGGGCATGAAGCGCTGGCTGGCGGCGGATGCCGATGCCGTTCCGCAGGAACACCGCAGTCGGCTCGAGTTGCTGCTCGGCGAGAGCCGTGCGCTGCAAACTGCTTATGCCATGCGCCAGGAACTGGCGGCCGTCTGGGAGCGCTCGAACGCTTCCCGCGAGCATCTGCTGCGTGCGCTGCAGGACTGGTGCGAGCGTGCCGAGAACTCCGGGGTTCGGCAGTTGCAGGAACTCTCGCTGCGCTTGCGCAGCTATGTACTGGCCTGA
- a CDS encoding disulfide bond formation protein B: MRVSPRVAFGLLGLMALGLTLAGWLLGEVMRLQACPLCIFQRLLYLLIALLALAGVLLPGGSRFWGVLLGLTAAGGLATAAHQSWLQYLPNASMECGFGEPTLIEQIVDWFGVHWPSLFMATGFCSSRDWVFLGLSMANWSGLCFLAFLVAAGLLVVGRSERR, translated from the coding sequence ATGCGTGTCTCGCCACGTGTCGCCTTTGGCCTGCTGGGGCTGATGGCGCTCGGTCTGACGCTGGCCGGATGGTTGCTCGGCGAGGTGATGAGGCTGCAGGCGTGTCCCCTGTGCATCTTTCAACGCCTGCTCTATCTGCTGATCGCCTTGCTGGCGCTGGCTGGCGTGCTGTTGCCCGGCGGGTCCCGCTTCTGGGGCGTGCTGCTCGGCTTGACTGCAGCCGGCGGACTGGCGACTGCGGCCCACCAGAGCTGGCTGCAGTATCTGCCCAACGCGAGCATGGAATGTGGTTTTGGTGAGCCGACGCTGATCGAGCAGATCGTCGACTGGTTTGGCGTACACTGGCCATCGCTGTTCATGGCCACCGGTTTCTGTTCAAGCAGGGACTGGGTGTTCCTCGGACTGTCGATGGCCAACTGGTCAGGTCTATGTTTCCTGGCCTTTCTCGTCGCTGCCGGGTTACTGGTGGTGGGGCGTAGCGAGCGCAGGTAG